The following are encoded in a window of Pyrenophora tritici-repentis strain M4 chromosome 6, whole genome shotgun sequence genomic DNA:
- a CDS encoding KatE, Catalase, with the protein MASEILGNAAEKAKGLVGEKTGKMAQLAAVTKDVHDDKWRITSDYGVKQNNTDDWLKVATDDQTGPSLLEDQFAREKIHRFDHERIPERVVHARGSGAFGKFTLFESAEDVTSAGVLTDTSRETPVFLRFSTVLGSRGSADTVRDVRGFAVKFYTEEGNWDIVGNNIPVFFIQDSMKFPDVIHAGKPEPDCEVPQAQTAHNNFWDFTYSHSEATHMFMWAMSDRTIPRSYRMMQGFGVNTYTLMNAKGERHFVKFHFTPELGVHSFVWDEALKIAGQDPDFHRKDLWMAIESGAYPKWKFGIQVLPESKEHDFDFDILDATKIWPEELVPIRYIGELELNQNPDEFFTQTEQVAFCTSHIVPGIGFSNDPLLQGRNFSYQDTQLSRLGVNWEELPINKPVCPVMNFNRDGAMRHTITKGKVNYWPNRFQTVPPATEKEGAYIDFPEKTVGIKARMQSKKFREHKNQAELFYNSMSENEKMHMKDAFAFELDHCDDPVVYKRLCERLCEIDLELAQSVADMVGADQPTQQTRPKHNKKAKGLSQMEFMPQKPTIATRMVAILIADGYDQVAYNGIKAALTAAGALPFTISPRRNKIYADGEDRSGPGVVADHHLEGQRSTMYDSVFVPGGAKSIETLSKNGRAVHWVREAFGHLKAIGGTGEAVSFIKQAVDLHGMEFSAAGDVVNSYGVVTASKVQPESFKEAVNMAKEAMDFTSAYLFSISQHKNFERETAGLNQMVAY; encoded by the exons ATGGCGTCTGAAATACTAGGAAACGCTGCGGAGAAGGCCAAGGGCCTCGTGGGTGAGAAGACGGGCAAGATGGCTCAACTCGCCGCCGTCACAAAGGATGTCCACGACGACAAGTGGCGCATCACCAGCGACTACGGTGTCAAGCAGAACAACACCGACGACTGGCTAAAGGTTGCAACGGACGACCAGACTGGCCCTTCGCTGTTGGAGGATCAATTCGCTCGTGAGAAG ATCCACCGCTTCGACCACGAACGTATCCCCGAGCGCGTTGTCCACGCCCGTGGCTCAGGTGCCTTTGGTAAATTCACTCTCTTTGAATCGGCAGAAGACGTCACATCTGCGGGTGTTTTGACGGATACATCGCGCGAAACCCCCGTCTTCCTACGATTCTCGACTGTCCTGGGCAGCCGTGGCTCAGCTGACACCGTTCGCGATGTACGTGGCTTTGCTGTCAAGTTCTACACAGAGGAGGGCAACTGGGATATCGTCGGAAACAACATTCCTGTGTTTTTCATCCA GGACTCGATGAAGTTTCCTGACGTGATCCACGCAGGCAAGCCAGAGCCTGACTGCGAGGTTCCCCAGGCCCAGACTGCTCACAACAACTTCTGGGACTTCACTTACTCTCATTCAGAGGCTACGCATATGTTCATGTGGGCCATGTCAGATCGCACGATTCCCCGCTCGTATCGTATGATGCAGGGTTTTGGCGTCAACACTTACACACTGATGAACGCCAAGGGTGAGAGGCACTTTGTCAAGTTCCACTTTACACCCGAGCTTGGAGTACACAGCTTTGTGTGGGATGAAGCCCTCAAGATCGCCGGTCAAGACCCTGACTTCCACCGCAAGGATCTGTGGATGGCCATTGAAAGTGGCGCCTACCCCAAGTGGAAGTTTGGTATCCAGGTTCTCCCTGAATCTAAGGAGCATGACTTCGATTTCGACATCCTCGACGCCACCAAGATTTGGCCCGAGGAATTGGTTCCTATCCGGTATATTGGTGAGCTTGAACTCAACCAAAACCCAGACGAGTTCTTCACCCAGACCGAGCAAGTCGCCTTCTGCACAAGCCACATCGTCCCCGGTATCGGCTTCAGTAACGACCCTCTCCTCCAGGGACGCAACTTCTCTTACCAGGACACTCAGCTCTCTCGTCTTGGCGTTAACTGGGAGGAATTGCCCATCAACAAGCCCGTCTGTCCTGTCATGAACTTCAACCGCGACGGTGCTATGCGACACACAATCACCAAGGGTAAAGTCAACTACTGGCCTAACCGCTTCCAGACTGTGCCCCCTGCTACCGAGAAGGAGGGCGCTTACATCGACTTCCCCGAGAAGACTGTAGGCATCAAGGCTCGCATGCAAAGCAAGAAGTTCAGGGAGCACAAGAACCAGGCTGAGCTCTTTTACAACTCCATGTCGGAGAACGAAAAGATGCACATGAAGGATGCTTTCGCCTTCGAACTTGACCACTGCGACGACCCTGTAGTCTACAAGCGTCTCTGTGAGCGCCTATGCGAGATCGATCTTGAGCTTGCCCAGAGCGTTGCAGACATGGTTGGTGCCGATCAACCTACCCAGCAGACGCGCCCCAAGCACAACAAGAAGGCCAAGGGTCTCTCGCAGATGGAATTTATGCCCCAGAAGCCCACCATTGCCACCCGCATGGTCGCCATTCTCATCGCCGATGGCTACGACCAGGTTGCATACAACGGCATCAAGGCTGCTTTGACCGCGGCCGGAGCCCTTCCCTTCACCATCTCGCCACGGAGAAACAAGATCTACGCCGACGGCGAGGACCGCAGCGGCCCAGGCGTCGTAGCAGACCACCACCTCGAAGGCCAGCGATCCACCATGTACGACAGTGTCTTCGTACCCGGCGGCGCAAAGTCAATTGAGACACTCAGCAAGAACGGACGTGCGGTACACTGGGTCCGTGAAGCATTTGGTCACCTCAAGGCCATTGGTGGAACCGGCGAGGCAGTCTCATTCATCAAGCAGGCCGTCGACCTTCACGGCATGGAGTTCTCGGCTGCCGGTGACGTGGTCAACTCGTACGGTGTTGTGACTGCCAGCAAAGTCCAGCCCGAGAGCTTCAAGGAAGCTGTCAACATGGCCAAGGAAGCAATGGACTTCACTAGCGCGTACCTGTTTTCGATTTCTCAGCACAAGAACTTTGAGCGTGAGACTGCGGGCTTGAACCAGATGGTTGCGTACTAA
- a CDS encoding Dimer-Tnp-hAT domain containing protein produces MPAKRTRVNALEIATTSKRPRVAARHRGTASQPVLVDTRPFSPSPPPPPLSPRQALVAAPQAPNFEATLRESRAEETIIPPPEGSEHATVAASGAASEAVDEGFVWVEDKYDGFNWSRYPKHCKPPTSLSNRASWVYSHGYRIALRSNVAKVTWICHYCYKHKFTTVGRGIHDVSQSPSAPARHLGEDKKGHGLKPPSKRTTVAPRKETLLERALQKGCSQAVANELTNFNIQEFRFAAVTWLVENNLPLSQFESSSFRNMIQLASVEAERALWASYNSVSRYVIRLYNYLLLKVVASLSESMSKVHISFDGWTTKGGKRGYLGIVAHYVDSSGELRDLPIALPQLTGAHTGEAMAEVVMAIFKQFEITVGKLGYFVLDNAHNNNTTINTLALQMGFSATERRLRCGPHTLNLIGQMLLWGEEKESYDNEETERVNEAENMATWRGDGPLGVLLAVINYIKTPQQYALFEKYQKLAIRDQPVNAPTEQHKIKEPVKPVVTRWNSYVSCFERAVELQLAVNGYANYHIQKIETEDAYARSRNNKLPAAPDWMRSDGINAHDWQVIAEYIDVLRPLKQATKRLEGRGKSGAFGAIAEVIPVFEYLLGVYEDRLQSYEDVIHDEHTESPEDHLAINLRAALVKAREYYNKLDLSPAYYAATILHPRYKSYLDAAWADKPDWLESSNRKFQHLWAEYKSLPKPRLRPKVRHNDIDDAINSFIEPAGLTENEEDEYEAWKRSEPIASEGVDPIKYWVGLRDRYPSLSKFAIDMLSIPGSSCECERLFSELGDLLEPRRRSISPQLLAAIQCDRRWIRAGFGSGEVPVKEAISDEEMDAKYGVHKWDIN; encoded by the coding sequence atgccagcaaaaagaacacgcgttaatgctctagaaatcgcgacaacttcgaagcgccctagagtcgcagcgcgtcatcgcgggactgccagccaacctgtgctagtcgatactcggccattctcaccatctccacctcctccaccgctgtcgccgcgtcaagctctcgtcgccgcgccacaagcaccaaattttgaagcgaccctccgagagtcgcgcgccgaagagacaatcatcccaccacctgagggcagcgagcatgccactgttgcagcttcaggagcagctagcgaggctgtcgacgagggtttcgtatgggtagaggacaaatacgacggctttaattggagtcgctacccaaagcactgcaagccgcccacatcactttcgaaccgagcaagctgggtatacagccatggctatcgcatcgccttgcgcagcaacgtcgcaaaagtcacgtggatctgccactattgctataagcacaagttcactactgttggccgtggcatacatgacgtctcgcagtctccatcagcgccagcacgtcatctcggagaagacaagaaaggtcatggcttgaagcctccaagtaagcgcactaccgtcgctcctcggaaagaaactctcctcgaacgcgcccttcagaagggctgctctcaggctgttgccaacgagcttaccaacttcaatatacaagagtttaggtttgcggccgtcacctggctcgtcgaaaacaacctcccactctcacaattcgaatcatcgtcttttcgcaatatgatacaattagctagcgtagaggcagaacgagccctgtgggcatcttataacagcgtctcacgatacgttatacgcctgtacaactacctgttactaaaggttgtcgcaagcctttcagaatcaatgagcaaagtccatataagctttgacggatggacgacaaaaggtggcaagcgcggttacttaggtatcgtcgcccactacgttgatagctctggcgagctcagggacttgcctattgcgctcccacaactgacaggtgcccacaccggcgaggctatggctgaggtcgtgatggcaatattcaagcagttcgaaatcactgtgggcaagctcggttacttcgtcctcgacaacgcacataacaacaacaccacgatcaacactctcgccttgcagatgggcttcagcgctactgagcgtcgccttcgctgcggtcctcatacgcttaatctcattggccagatgctactctggggtgaggagaaagagtcctacgacaacgaggagactgagcgcgtgaacgaagctgagaacatggctacttggcgaggcgatggaccattaggagtgcttctcgcggttatcaactacatcaaaacaccacaacagtacgctctttttgagaagtatcagaagctcgctattagggaccagcctgtcaacgcgccaacagaacagcacaaaatcaaggagcccgtcaagccagttgttactcgctggaactcttacgtttcgtgttttgagcgcgctgttgagttgcaattagcggttaatgggtacgccaactaccatattcagaagattgaaactgaagacgcgtacgcccgaagtcgtaacaacaagctgcctgcagcgccggattggatgaggtctgatgggatcaatgcccatgactggcaggtgattgctgagtatattgatgtgctcaggccactgaaacaagctacaaaacggcttgaaggccgcggcaaaagcggtgcttttggagcaatcgctgaggttattccagtatttgaatacttacttggagtctatgaggaccgcttgcaaagctatgaagacgtcattcacgatgagcatacagagtcacccgaagaccaccttgctatcaacctccgcgctgccctagttaaagcccgcgagtactacaacaagctcgacctctcgccagcttactatgctgctacaatccttcatcctcgctacaaaagctaccttgacgcagcgtgggcggataagcctgattggctagagagcagcaaccgcaagtttcaacatttgtgggcggagtacaaaagcttaccgaagccgcgcttacgccccaaagtcaggcacaatgatatagacgacgctatcaacagctttattgagcctgcagggcttacggagaacgaggaggatgaatatgaggcttggaaacgcagcgaaccgatcgctagcgagggcgtcgaccctataaaatactgggtaggactccgcgatcgctaccccagccttagcaaatttgctatcgacatgctatcaatcccaggctcaagctgtgagtgtgagcgcttattcagcgagctgggtgacctcctcgagccccgtcggcgcagcatttctccgcaacttctagcagcaatacagtgcgatcgacgatggataagagctggatttggcagtggtgaggtgcctgtaaaggaggctatcagcgatgaggagatggacgcgaaatacggtgtacataagtgggatattaactga